One genomic segment of Sminthopsis crassicaudata isolate SCR6 chromosome 2, ASM4859323v1, whole genome shotgun sequence includes these proteins:
- the SPINT1 gene encoding kunitz-type protease inhibitor 1 isoform X1 has translation MSGPAPTWWPLTQFHLKLCGRWRLGAEGLAVWEIQGGHRSRSGSIGKGPTPPHSPVQVPNTFRTQSYPRKANLLGRKVSLPGRKMTPSCWPAAWITTTLWLLVTSHLPDRVTGQLPVSPEKSAGAKCLEQFTVGVPAFVLDTDASVGNGATFLGSPEVRRSWDCVRACCTTATCNLALVELQPGGGEDAISACFLLNCLYEQSFVCKFSRKEGFLNYLTKDVYESYRELRKQGFTGAHLPKSWAGMEIKVQPQEPLVLRGTENTEWQLLQGDTNVKIEKKDPDQLELSQLKEGTYVFQLTVKESDQNQDTANFTITVLSPKQTEEHCLAPKKVGRCRGSFPRWYYDPTEQLCKSFVYGGCLGNKNNYLREEECKMACKDVQGPSIQRQHPVCLGTCQPSQFRCQDGCCIDGFMECDDLPDCRDASDEAACDNYTKSFDDLQSFHFPSDKGHCVDLPDTGLCQESIPRWYYNPFSERCALFTYGGCDGNKNNFLDEEKCLKSCEGISKKDVFGLRRESLNPNSGSVEVAVAVLLGTCIVIVVAILGYCIFKNHFNTRLQRHHPLHQHLPPPTPASSTISTTEDTEHLVYNHTTRPL, from the exons ATGTCCGGCCCCGCCCCGACCTGGTGGCCGCTGACTCAGTTTCACCTGAAACTCTGCGGGAGGTGGCGGCTCGGGGCCGAAGGACTCGCGGTCTGGGAAATACAAGGCGGCCACCGGAGCCGCTCCGGGAGCATCGGGAAGGGCCCCACTCCGCCCCATTCACCTGTGCAG GTCCCAAACACCTTCAGAACACAGAGCTACCCTAGAAAGGCGAACCTCCTTGGGAGGAAGGTGAGCCTCCCCGGGAGGAAGATGACCCCCAGCTGCTGGCCCGCGGCCTGGATCACGACTACTCTGTGGCTCCTGGTGACGTCCCACCTTCCAGACAGAGTGACTGGGCAGCTACCTGTGTCCCCTGAGAAGTCGGCTGGCGCTAAATGTTTGGAGCAGTTTACAGTTGGGGTACCAGCCTTTGTACTGGACACAGACGCCTCCGTTGGCAATGGGGCTACTTTCTTGGGCTCTCCCGAAGTGCGTAGGAGCTGGGATTGTGTTCGTGCCTGCTGCACCACCGCAACTTGCAACCTGGCCCTGGTGGAACTGCAGCCCGGTGGGGGTGAGGACGCCATCTCTGCCTGTTTCCTTCTCAACTGCCTGTATGAGCAGAGTTTTGTCTGCAAGTTCTCTAGAAAAGAGGGTTTCCTTAACTACCTTACCAAAGATGTGTATGAGTCCTACCGAGAGCTGAGGAAACAAGGCTTCACAG GAGCTCATCTTCCCAAGTCTTGGGCTGGCATGGAAATAAAGGTACAACCACAGGAGCCCCTAGTGCTCCGGGGTACAGAAAACACTGAGTGGCAACTTCTCCAGGGAGATACTAATGTGAAGATAGAG aaaaAGGATCCTGATCAACTAGAACTCTCACAACTAAAAGAGGGGACTTATGTCTTTCAATTGACTGTGAAGGAGTCTGACCAAAATCAGGATACTGCCAACTTCACTATCACTGTCCTGTCACCTAAGCAGACAGAAG AACACTGCCTGGCACCCAAGAAAGTGGGCCGTTGCCGAGGCTCTTTCCCCCGATGGTACTATGACCCCACTGAGCAGCTCTGCAAAAGTTTCGTCTATGGTGGTTGCCTTGGCAACAAGAATAACTACCTTAGGGAAGAGGAGTGCAAAATGGCCTGTAAAGATGTACAAG GTCCTTCCATCCAAAGGCAACATCCAG TATGCTTGGGGACTTGCCAGCCTTCCCAATTTCGCTGTCAGGACGGCTGCTGTATTGATGGCTTCATGGAGTGTGATGACTTGCCTGATTGCCGGGATGCCTCTGATGAAGCTGCTTGTGACAACT ATACTAAAAGCTTTGATGATCTCCAGAGCTTCCACTTCCCTAGTGACAAAG gACACTGTGTAGACTTGCCAGACACGGGGCTGTGCCAAGAAAGTATCCCTCGATGGTACTATAACCCATTCAGTGAACGCTGTGCTCTTTTCACCTATGGAGGTTGTGATGGCAACAAAAATAACTTCCTGGATGAGGAAAAGTGCCTCAAGTCCTGTGAAGGCATCTCCA AGAAAGATGTGTTTGGCCTTCGCCGAGAATCCCTGAATCCAAACTCAG GTTCTGTGGAAGTGGCTGTGGCTGTGCTCCTGGGGACCTGTATTGTGATTGTGGTCGCCATCCTAGGCTATTGCATCTTCAAAAACCATTTCAACACAAGGCTCCAACGTCATCACCCCCTCCATCAGCACCTCCCTCCCCCTACGCCAGCCAGCTCCACGATCTCCACCACAGAGGACACAGAACACTTGGTCTACAACCATACCACTAGACCCCTCTGA
- the SPINT1 gene encoding kunitz-type protease inhibitor 1 isoform X2, translating into MSGPAPTWWPLTQFHLKLCGRWRLGAEGLAVWEIQGGHRSRSGSIGKGPTPPHSPVQVPNTFRTQSYPRKANLLGRKVSLPGRKMTPSCWPAAWITTTLWLLVTSHLPDRVTGQLPVSPEKSAGAKCLEQFTVGVPAFVLDTDASVGNGATFLGSPEVRRSWDCVRACCTTATCNLALVELQPGGGEDAISACFLLNCLYEQSFVCKFSRKEGFLNYLTKDVYESYRELRKQGFTGAHLPKSWAGMEIKVQPQEPLVLRGTENTEWQLLQGDTNVKIEKKDPDQLELSQLKEGTYVFQLTVKESDQNQDTANFTITVLSPKQTEEHCLAPKKVGRCRGSFPRWYYDPTEQLCKSFVYGGCLGNKNNYLREEECKMACKDVQGPSIQRQHPVCLGTCQPSQFRCQDGCCIDGFMECDDLPDCRDASDEAACDNYTKSFDDLQSFHFPSDKGHCVDLPDTGLCQESIPRWYYNPFSERCALFTYGGCDGNKNNFLDEEKCLKSCEGISSEHERKMCLAFAENP; encoded by the exons ATGTCCGGCCCCGCCCCGACCTGGTGGCCGCTGACTCAGTTTCACCTGAAACTCTGCGGGAGGTGGCGGCTCGGGGCCGAAGGACTCGCGGTCTGGGAAATACAAGGCGGCCACCGGAGCCGCTCCGGGAGCATCGGGAAGGGCCCCACTCCGCCCCATTCACCTGTGCAG GTCCCAAACACCTTCAGAACACAGAGCTACCCTAGAAAGGCGAACCTCCTTGGGAGGAAGGTGAGCCTCCCCGGGAGGAAGATGACCCCCAGCTGCTGGCCCGCGGCCTGGATCACGACTACTCTGTGGCTCCTGGTGACGTCCCACCTTCCAGACAGAGTGACTGGGCAGCTACCTGTGTCCCCTGAGAAGTCGGCTGGCGCTAAATGTTTGGAGCAGTTTACAGTTGGGGTACCAGCCTTTGTACTGGACACAGACGCCTCCGTTGGCAATGGGGCTACTTTCTTGGGCTCTCCCGAAGTGCGTAGGAGCTGGGATTGTGTTCGTGCCTGCTGCACCACCGCAACTTGCAACCTGGCCCTGGTGGAACTGCAGCCCGGTGGGGGTGAGGACGCCATCTCTGCCTGTTTCCTTCTCAACTGCCTGTATGAGCAGAGTTTTGTCTGCAAGTTCTCTAGAAAAGAGGGTTTCCTTAACTACCTTACCAAAGATGTGTATGAGTCCTACCGAGAGCTGAGGAAACAAGGCTTCACAG GAGCTCATCTTCCCAAGTCTTGGGCTGGCATGGAAATAAAGGTACAACCACAGGAGCCCCTAGTGCTCCGGGGTACAGAAAACACTGAGTGGCAACTTCTCCAGGGAGATACTAATGTGAAGATAGAG aaaaAGGATCCTGATCAACTAGAACTCTCACAACTAAAAGAGGGGACTTATGTCTTTCAATTGACTGTGAAGGAGTCTGACCAAAATCAGGATACTGCCAACTTCACTATCACTGTCCTGTCACCTAAGCAGACAGAAG AACACTGCCTGGCACCCAAGAAAGTGGGCCGTTGCCGAGGCTCTTTCCCCCGATGGTACTATGACCCCACTGAGCAGCTCTGCAAAAGTTTCGTCTATGGTGGTTGCCTTGGCAACAAGAATAACTACCTTAGGGAAGAGGAGTGCAAAATGGCCTGTAAAGATGTACAAG GTCCTTCCATCCAAAGGCAACATCCAG TATGCTTGGGGACTTGCCAGCCTTCCCAATTTCGCTGTCAGGACGGCTGCTGTATTGATGGCTTCATGGAGTGTGATGACTTGCCTGATTGCCGGGATGCCTCTGATGAAGCTGCTTGTGACAACT ATACTAAAAGCTTTGATGATCTCCAGAGCTTCCACTTCCCTAGTGACAAAG gACACTGTGTAGACTTGCCAGACACGGGGCTGTGCCAAGAAAGTATCCCTCGATGGTACTATAACCCATTCAGTGAACGCTGTGCTCTTTTCACCTATGGAGGTTGTGATGGCAACAAAAATAACTTCCTGGATGAGGAAAAGTGCCTCAAGTCCTGTGAAGGCATCTCCAGTGAGCATGAG AGAAAGATGTGTTTGGCCTTCGCCGAGAATCCCTGA